Below is a genomic region from Marinobacter salarius.
CAAGGACACCCGCTTCTTCCCTCATATCGAACGTCTGCCGGAGCGTTACTACCCCAAAAATCCAAGGGCGAAGAGCGGTTAATCGAAAGCTTGCCGCTGCATATATCAATACCAACAGGACTGGACAGAGCCCCCCATCACACGTAAGATTGCGCACTCGAAATTGACGCCAAAGCGTTGGATTTCATCCGCCCGTAGCTTTTATGCTGGGAGCGAAGCGAGACAGTACAGCTGAGTCATGCGAAGCATGGCCTCTCAACCTCTCGAACAAAGTTTAATCCGCCCGTAGCTCAGCTGGATAGAGCGTTGCCCTCCGGAGGCAAAGGTCTCAGGTTCGAATCCTGACGGGCGGGCCATTTTCATGAAAAATCAGTAAGTTACACCTCCCGCCTTTAATCATCTTCAAGATTCAAATTTACTCCCTTTCAAATTTCAACCTAGGCAATGACATTCATCCTGGTTCTGGTGTAATACCCCCAGAAACTGATTCTATGGCCAAATTGTGTCCATGGTGCATCCACTCAATTGAAGAAGCTCCTTTCAGCAAGAAAACTCTGTGTAGTGGTCAACTAATTTCGGAAAGTATTTCAAGACTGTCCGCAACAGACGAAAAACTCTTATCAGTGGTGCAAATGTTTTGGGTGCTTGGTAGCGAACTGTTTGGTGCAAAAGAGCCCCTATGATGCCCTCGTGGATGACGGCCGAACTTTATTGAGTGACCACTCAATAAAAGCTAAAGTACCGGGCAGTCATAAAAATCCAAGAATCACTGATCAGGAGTCAACAGCAATGAGCCCCACCATTGATTATTACTTCAGCTGCCTTTCACCGTTTACCTACCTGGGACATAAGGCTTTCCTTGAAACCGCAGAACAGGCGAAAGCCAGCATCAACTTCAAGCCAATAAGGCTGCCAAAGGTGTTCGCCAACTCGGGCGCGAAACCGCTACCCGAACGCCCGGCATGCCGCCAAGAGTACCGCCTGCTTGAAATCCAACGATGGGCAAAAAAACGCGGCTTGTCCGTCAACCTCAAACCAGCGTATTTTCCCGCAGACCCGAGTCTGGCTGACGGTTGTGTCATTGCCCTCCAAGCGACAGGCCAGAATCCTGGAAATTTTGTGCAGAGAGTGCTGGCAGCCTGTTGGGCAGAGGAGAAGAACATCGCGGATGAAGCGGTAATTCGTGACATCCTGAACACCCTTGAACTGGATGCAGAAGGCCTGCTTGAAGCGGCCCGGTCATCAGACGTTACTGAA
It encodes:
- a CDS encoding 2-hydroxychromene-2-carboxylate isomerase, whose protein sequence is MSPTIDYYFSCLSPFTYLGHKAFLETAEQAKASINFKPIRLPKVFANSGAKPLPERPACRQEYRLLEIQRWAKKRGLSVNLKPAYFPADPSLADGCVIALQATGQNPGNFVQRVLAACWAEEKNIADEAVIRDILNTLELDAEGLLEAARSSDVTEQYDRHTDEAIGDGILGAPAYVLDGEQFWGQDRVELLSETMASKA